TCCAAGTAGTATATTAATCCACTCTCTAACTTGCTGTTTGCTCCAATTCtaaatctctttttttagcttcattctgttttgttttgttttgttttatttaatttaatttattaaatttaatCTGTTCTGCTTTGCTCTGCTCTgctctattttcttttccttcgGCATCCCTCGGTTTTTACTTTGCGCTTCTTACGTtattttcctctttttcaacaacaattttcatatttttgctttttttctgcTGACACTGGTTTCAACATCTCCCTTGCCGCCGTTCGTTCATGcacgttcttttttaacTCGCCTTTCATCATTCATTCATCCATCTTCCTTCTCTAGCTTgactcttttttctttcttcttctcttcttttttatttaatgcTTCCtcgttccttttttctttctttcttcgCTTTCTGTCTATGTATTAGCATCCCCTCCTTTGTCTTTGCACAAGATGCTTCCAAACCTACTTCCATCATTTCCTCCAGCACAACTACCTACAGAGTTTTGCCAACACCTTCCGTTGCTACTCTCGGAATCCCACAAACCCCTTCAGACGACCAGCCTTATCGTGGAAGAAACTGTCCTGGCTATCGCGCTCTTAACGTCTCTGAATCATCCAATGGTGTAATTGCTACTCTCGCCCTTCGCGGTCCTGCTTGCTATGCTTATGGCAATGATTACTCCCATCTACTCTTAAATGTCTCCTATGATACAGTAGACCGTATTCATGTTTCCATTTCTGACCTTGAAGGCAAACAATTCCGTTTTACCAACCGTTCTGACGTTTGGGATGCTCCTCTTTATCATGATCTAACTCATCCTTCCAATCGCTCTTACTCCTTCTTATACAATGCCGATCCCTTTGAGTTTTGGGTTGTCAGAACTACAGATGGAGAAGTCTTGTTCGACACCCGTGGCCATTCTCTCATTTTCCAAGATCAATATATTGAACTCACCACTAACATGGTCGAAAATTACAATCTTTATGGGCTTGCAGAGACAGTCCATGGTCTTCGACTTGGTAATAATTTAACTAGGACCTTTTGGGCCAATGGCGATCCTTCCCCTCTTGATAGCAATGCCTATGGTACTCATCCATTTTATTTGGAACAAAGATACAGCCCTGAACGTAATGATTCTTCAGTTAATCAAACCGAATAccattcttcttctcaTGGTGTGCTCATGCTTACCGCAAATGGCATGGAAGTCTTATTGCGCCCAAATTATTTACAATACCGAATGATTGGTGGCGTAGTCGATTTGTACATTTACGTCGGAGGTTCAGATGATCCCAAAAAAACGGTTTCCCAATTCGTAAAGTCTATCGGAACACCGTCTATGCAGCAGTATTGGACACTCGGATTTCATATCAGCAGGTGGGGCTACTCTAACGTCTCTGATATTTTGGATGTCCGAAAAGGCTTTTCCGATTTTCAAATCCCTGTCGATACATTCTGGAATGATATCGATTACATGTACATGTATAGAGACTTTACAATGGATCCAATTTCGTATTCCAAAGGCAACATGGtggatttctttaaaaccATAGAGTCCACACATCAACACTATGTTCCTATGATAGATGCCGCTATCTATGCTGCCAATCCTAATAACAGAAGTGATGATTCCTACTACCCATATTATAAAGGAATCGAGGATGACATCTTTATAAAGAATCCAAACGGGTCCATTTACGTGGGAAATGTTTGGCCTGGTTATACAGTATTCCCCGATTTTACGAATCCTGCGAGTAGCACATACTGGAAAGATTGCCTTTTTAATCTTACTCAAGATTTCGGAGCTAACTCTAGTGAATTACCTACATTTACTGGTTTATGGATTGATATGAATGAGCCAACTTCATTTTGTGTTGGATCATGTGGTTCGGGTCACTTGGATGAAAATCCGGTGCACGTAGCCTTCGTTTTAGAGGGCGAAACTAATAACGTTGTATATTCATATCCAGAAGGATTCAACATCACAAATGTTACTGA
The nucleotide sequence above comes from Schizosaccharomyces osmophilus chromosome 3, complete sequence. Encoded proteins:
- the gto1 gene encoding alpha-glucosidase encodes the protein MLPRSFFLSFFAFCLCISIPSFVFAQDASKPTSIISSSTTTYRVLPTPSVATLGIPQTPSDDQPYRGRNCPGYRALNVSESSNGVIATLALRGPACYAYGNDYSHLLLNVSYDTVDRIHVSISDLEGKQFRFTNRSDVWDAPLYHDLTHPSNRSYSFLYNADPFEFWVVRTTDGEVLFDTRGHSLIFQDQYIELTTNMVENYNLYGLAETVHGLRLGNNLTRTFWANGDPSPLDSNAYGTHPFYLEQRYSPERNDSSVNQTEYHSSSHGVLMLTANGMEVLLRPNYLQYRMIGGVVDLYIYVGGSDDPKKTVSQFVKSIGTPSMQQYWTLGFHISRWGYSNVSDILDVRKGFSDFQIPVDTFWNDIDYMYMYRDFTMDPISYSKGNMVDFFKTIESTHQHYVPMIDAAIYAANPNNRSDDSYYPYYKGIEDDIFIKNPNGSIYVGNVWPGYTVFPDFTNPASSTYWKDCLFNLTQDFGANSSELPTFTGLWIDMNEPTSFCVGSCGSGHLDENPVHVAFVLEGETNNVVYSYPEGFNITNVTEYSAIYMSSLSQYHATATSTMEKVKGSPTPLNSKPEHNFNNPPYALTIEQGNGDLANEGLSTNATYHDGTVRYNLFNIYGYGMAKATYDALASIYENKRPFILSRSTFLSSGRYAAHWLGDNYSLWSNMFFSIPGMLTFNMVGLPMVGADACGFMGNTDEDLCSRWMAMAAFSPFFRNHNSLGSISQEPYRWESVAESSRRAMSIRYSLLPYWYTLMKDAHSDGFPMLRALFLEFPNEQNLAAVDRQFMVGDALLITPVLEPNVSHVQGVFPGNNGTKWYDWYNHTVIERQYGENVTLYAPLEHINVAIRGGKIIPLQVPSLTTYETRQNPFNLLVALDSNEFSEGTIYIDDGESITQNSTLITELHCNSNKLSVSSVGDYHVQPPLANVTVLGLSQAPSRVLMQNTEIHTFTYVNATKELVITNLDNYTMNGAFSTNWTISW